Proteins found in one Pelorhabdus rhamnosifermentans genomic segment:
- a CDS encoding YopX family protein, with translation MRKHKFRAWDEENKVMIPWDQLKFDKDPSEEIVVYRQVSAGEWEGIEPELMEYTGLKDKNGAEGCQDDILDTHVGKAVIKLGKYGGTGDIEHYNVGFYVDFLDRFTNSAYRHELGYWLPQSVIIGNIHDNPELLAGKQS, from the coding sequence ATGAGGAAGCATAAATTCAGGGCGTGGGACGAAGAAAATAAAGTTATGATTCCTTGGGATCAATTGAAATTTGATAAAGACCCATCAGAAGAAATAGTCGTGTATCGACAGGTCAGTGCTGGTGAATGGGAAGGAATAGAACCAGAACTGATGGAGTATACGGGCCTAAAGGATAAAAACGGCGCGGAAGGCTGCCAAGATGATATTTTGGATACTCACGTAGGCAAAGCGGTTATAAAGCTTGGGAAATATGGTGGTACAGGAGATATTGAGCATTATAACGTCGGATTTTATGTTGATTTTTTGGATCGTTTTACAAATAGTGCATACCGCCATGAGCTTGGATATTGGTTGCCGCAATCGGTTATTATCGGCAACATCCACGACAATCCCGAACTGCTGGCAGGTAAGCAATCATGA
- a CDS encoding DNA cytosine methyltransferase: MALKMFSLFSGIGGIDLAAQWAGIETVAFCEKNPFCQKVLEKHWPDVPIFEDIRKLNKEVLENAGISGIDIVAGGYPCQPYSLTGERKGEEDDRALWPYMRDLIQEVRPTWVIGENVTGHVSLGLDSVLSDLENINYAAQPFIIPAAGVGARHIRERVFTVANTNSFGLQGGKNDRSIQEGWQKRKKQLQGLLQADIRVDVSTSRVYGKPNGIPSRVDRCKSVGNAVNPYQIYPILAAIVEIEKARTC; encoded by the coding sequence GTGGCACTAAAAATGTTCAGCCTCTTCAGCGGCATAGGCGGTATAGATTTGGCAGCGCAATGGGCCGGGATTGAGACAGTAGCCTTTTGTGAAAAAAATCCATTTTGTCAGAAGGTACTAGAAAAGCATTGGCCCGATGTTCCGATATTTGAAGATATACGAAAGCTTAACAAGGAGGTGCTAGAAAATGCAGGAATCAGCGGAATTGACATTGTGGCCGGCGGATATCCTTGCCAACCATACAGTCTTACCGGGGAGCGAAAAGGCGAAGAAGATGACCGTGCACTCTGGCCTTATATGCGCGACCTTATACAAGAAGTCAGGCCCACTTGGGTTATTGGTGAGAATGTTACTGGGCACGTATCCTTGGGGCTCGATAGTGTGTTATCTGACTTGGAAAATATCAATTACGCCGCGCAACCATTTATTATTCCAGCTGCAGGCGTCGGTGCCAGACATATACGAGAAAGAGTTTTTACTGTTGCCAACACCAATAGCTTCGGACTACAGGGGGGGAAGAACGATAGAAGCATCCAAGAGGGTTGGCAGAAACGAAAGAAACAACTTCAGGGATTATTGCAGGCAGATATACGGGTGGACGTATCCACATCCAGAGTTTATGGAAAACCTAATGGGATTCCCAGCAGGGTGGACAGATGTAAGTCAGTAGGCAACGCAGTTAATCCTTATCAGATATATCCGATATTAGCGGCAATAGTTGAAATAGAAAAAGCCAGGACCTGCTAG